The following coding sequences are from one Armatimonadota bacterium window:
- the ggt gene encoding gamma-glutamyltransferase: MTSMRSLFAAVAVLFAGFSHAQIHPQSSTGGMVVSDSTIASEVGAEILRKGGNAVDAAVATGFALAVVFPSAGNIGGGGFMVVRMADGETVAIDYREMAPAAAHREMYLDEHGELIPGKSLVGRWAAGVPGTVAGFWEAHRRYGRLDWSDVVEPAYRLARDGYVVSAARASSLRARASSFKQFKDTYRILNRDGDFYREGELLIQPDLASTFQRIRDNGRDGFYKGETARLFVEDARNNGGPFTRADFDNYVAKVRTPLTGTYKGYDIITMPPPSSGGAAVIQMLNMLEPHNIGRYEPNSASYVHRLVETMKRAFADRAAHMGDPDYNNLPVDQLIDKQYAQELNESITTKATPSTEIKAGIFPPKEGENTTHFSVVDKDGNAVSNTYTLNTGYGSLVIAEGTGVLLNNEMDDFTSKPGVPNAYGLIQGEANAIEPGKRPLSSMTPTIIVKDGKLFMVTGSPGGPTIINTVMHSFLNVVEHGMTVQQAVAFPRFHHQWMPDVIRWEPFGLSAETRLTLQAMGHTLAARPARMGSCHAIMVGADGTLLAGIDPRTIGAGASWPD, encoded by the coding sequence ATGACATCCATGCGCAGCCTGTTTGCCGCTGTCGCCGTCTTGTTCGCGGGCTTCAGTCATGCCCAAATACATCCCCAGTCCAGCACGGGTGGCATGGTGGTCTCGGACTCGACCATCGCTAGCGAGGTCGGGGCGGAGATTCTGCGGAAAGGCGGGAACGCGGTCGATGCGGCGGTGGCGACGGGGTTTGCGCTGGCGGTGGTGTTCCCTTCTGCGGGCAACATCGGCGGCGGCGGGTTCATGGTCGTGCGGATGGCGGACGGCGAGACCGTCGCCATCGACTACCGCGAGATGGCGCCGGCCGCGGCTCACCGTGAAATGTACCTCGACGAGCACGGCGAGCTGATCCCCGGCAAGTCGCTGGTCGGGCGGTGGGCTGCTGGCGTTCCGGGGACGGTCGCGGGGTTCTGGGAAGCGCACCGGCGGTACGGAAGGCTCGATTGGAGCGACGTCGTCGAACCGGCTTATCGGCTCGCGCGCGACGGTTACGTCGTCAGCGCGGCTCGGGCTAGCAGCCTGCGAGCAAGAGCAAGCAGTTTCAAACAGTTCAAGGACACCTACCGTATTCTCAACCGCGACGGAGACTTCTACAGAGAGGGCGAGCTTTTGATACAGCCCGATCTCGCAAGCACCTTCCAGCGCATCCGCGACAACGGGCGCGACGGATTCTACAAAGGCGAGACCGCGCGACTGTTCGTCGAAGACGCACGCAACAACGGCGGGCCGTTCACGCGTGCGGACTTCGACAACTACGTCGCCAAAGTGCGCACCCCGCTCACAGGCACGTACAAGGGCTACGACATCATCACAATGCCGCCACCGAGCTCCGGGGGAGCGGCGGTCATCCAGATGCTCAACATGCTCGAGCCGCACAACATCGGGCGGTACGAACCGAACTCCGCGAGCTACGTTCACCGCCTCGTCGAAACGATGAAGCGCGCGTTCGCCGACCGCGCCGCGCACATGGGCGACCCGGACTACAACAACCTCCCCGTCGACCAATTGATCGACAAACAGTACGCACAAGAACTAAACGAATCGATCACAACGAAAGCCACTCCATCGACGGAGATCAAAGCCGGTATCTTCCCGCCGAAAGAGGGCGAGAACACGACGCACTTCAGCGTGGTGGACAAAGACGGCAACGCGGTCAGCAACACTTACACGCTCAACACGGGCTACGGGTCGCTCGTCATCGCCGAGGGCACGGGCGTGCTGCTGAACAACGAGATGGACGACTTCACCAGCAAGCCGGGGGTGCCGAACGCCTACGGTCTGATCCAAGGAGAGGCCAACGCGATCGAGCCCGGTAAGCGCCCGCTCTCTTCCATGACTCCCACGATCATCGTGAAGGACGGCAAGCTGTTCATGGTCACAGGCTCGCCCGGCGGCCCGACGATCATCAACACCGTGATGCACTCGTTCCTGAACGTCGTCGAACACGGGATGACTGTGCAGCAGGCGGTAGCCTTTCCGCGCTTCCACCACCAATGGATGCCCGATGTGATCAGATGGGAGCCGTTCGGGCTGAGTGCAGAAACGCGGCTCACCCTCCAGGCGATGGGACACACGCTGGCCGCGAGGCCGGCACGGATGGGCTCTTGCCACGCGATCATGGTCGGCGCAGACGGCACCCTGCTTGCGGGCATCGACCCCCGCACAATCGGGGCTGGCGCGAGTTGGCCTGACTGA
- a CDS encoding bifunctional 3,4-dihydroxy-2-butanone-4-phosphate synthase/GTP cyclohydrolase II, giving the protein MEFASIPEAVEDIRAGKIVIVVDDPDRENEGDLILAGEACTPETMNFMITHGRGVPFIPTTKERLEELGIPMMTKLNTARMGTAMAETVDARHGTTTGVSAADRAKTVRVFCDPDAVPSDLMRPGHVIPLRAEEGGVLRRAGHTEAAVDLCRLAGVKLVAIGVEIIDDNGEMMRLVQLVPYAKKHGLKIITISDLIAYRRRTEMLVEKVAGPINFPTRYGQFQLYAFETSVESYPYIAIVKGIIDTDEPVLVRVHSSCLTGDILGSLRCDCGDQLSMALKMIEQEGRGVVLYIAQEGRGIGIINKLKAYELQDQGMDTVEANQALGFRADLRDYGLGAQVLTTLGVKKMRLMTNNPSKVKGLQGHGLEIVGHVPIITEPSKHNERYLQTKKDKLGHDLP; this is encoded by the coding sequence ATGGAGTTTGCTAGCATCCCAGAGGCCGTCGAAGACATCCGCGCGGGCAAGATCGTCATCGTGGTCGACGACCCCGACCGCGAGAACGAGGGCGATCTGATCTTGGCCGGAGAGGCGTGTACGCCTGAGACGATGAACTTTATGATCACCCACGGTCGCGGCGTGCCGTTCATCCCGACTACGAAGGAGCGGCTCGAAGAGCTCGGCATCCCCATGATGACCAAGCTCAACACGGCCCGCATGGGCACTGCGATGGCCGAAACGGTCGATGCCCGCCACGGGACGACGACAGGCGTCAGCGCCGCGGATCGCGCGAAGACCGTGCGGGTGTTCTGCGACCCGGACGCGGTGCCCAGCGACCTGATGCGTCCGGGCCACGTGATCCCCCTGCGCGCAGAAGAGGGTGGAGTTTTGAGACGCGCAGGCCATACAGAGGCAGCCGTCGATTTGTGTAGGCTCGCAGGCGTAAAACTTGTCGCGATCGGAGTCGAAATCATCGACGACAATGGCGAGATGATGCGCCTAGTTCAGCTAGTTCCGTACGCGAAGAAGCACGGCCTGAAGATCATCACGATCTCCGATCTGATCGCGTACCGCCGTCGAACTGAGATGCTCGTCGAGAAGGTGGCAGGCCCGATCAACTTCCCGACGAGGTACGGCCAGTTCCAGCTTTACGCGTTCGAGACCAGTGTGGAGAGCTATCCGTACATTGCGATCGTGAAGGGCATCATCGACACCGACGAACCGGTACTGGTACGCGTCCACTCGTCGTGCCTGACCGGCGATATCCTCGGCTCGCTGAGATGCGACTGCGGCGACCAGCTCTCGATGGCGCTGAAGATGATCGAGCAGGAGGGACGCGGGGTCGTGCTCTACATCGCGCAAGAGGGGCGCGGCATCGGGATCATCAACAAATTAAAAGCGTACGAGCTGCAAGACCAGGGGATGGACACGGTCGAAGCGAACCAGGCGCTCGGTTTCCGGGCCGACTTGCGAGACTACGGCCTCGGCGCGCAGGTGCTGACGACGCTGGGCGTCAAGAAGATGCGCCTCATGACGAACAACCCGAGCAAGGTGAAAGGGCTGCAGGGGCACGGGCTTGAGATCGTCGGCCACGTACCGATTATCACAGAACCGAGCAAGCACAACGAGCGTTACTTGCAGACCAAGAAGGACAAGCTCGGCCACGATCTTCCTTGA
- a CDS encoding CTP synthase, protein MTKYIFVTGGVVSSIGKGIACASLGRLLRNRGYTVAPVKLDPYINVDAGTMNPFQHGEVFVTDDGTETDLDLGHYERFIDVSCSAGSCVTAGKVYQNVIEAERRGDYLGGTVQVIPHVTNEIKRLIIDVGKQQEADVVLAEIGGTVGDIESLPFLEAIRQLRKDLGKENTLFVHVTLIPQVGPWHEIKTKPTQHSVINLRQIGISPDMLICRTEVPLPDDVREKLSMFCDVPKEAVVESMNAETIYEVPLIYERAGIGDLVVERLELEARDSNIGEWEDLVANLKHPTRCCTIAIVGKYTSNGDAFKSIAEALVHAGIPNECRVEIKWIESSSFDEAEDPTALLSGCNGVIIAPGFGGRGIEGKIEALRHIREEGIPFLGICLGLQMAVIEYARNVCGLEGANSEEFTDSSPFPVIHIMPEQQGIDKMGGTMRLGSYPCNLTAGTIAHKLYGNTRIDERHRHRYEVNNDFRELLIEKGMVISGVSPDYRLVEMIELPDHPFFVATQAHPEFKSRPNRPHPLFHGLVKAALKRHTKLLA, encoded by the coding sequence ATGACGAAGTACATTTTCGTGACCGGAGGAGTGGTCAGTTCGATCGGAAAAGGCATCGCGTGCGCGAGCCTGGGCCGACTGCTCCGGAACCGCGGCTACACCGTCGCACCCGTCAAGCTCGATCCGTACATCAACGTCGACGCCGGCACGATGAACCCGTTCCAGCACGGCGAGGTGTTCGTGACCGACGACGGCACGGAAACAGACCTCGACCTCGGCCACTACGAGCGGTTCATCGACGTCAGCTGTTCGGCTGGCAGTTGCGTGACGGCTGGCAAGGTGTACCAGAACGTCATCGAGGCCGAGCGGCGCGGCGACTACCTGGGCGGGACCGTGCAGGTGATTCCGCACGTCACGAACGAGATCAAGCGGCTGATCATCGATGTCGGCAAACAGCAAGAGGCCGACGTCGTGCTAGCCGAGATCGGCGGCACGGTCGGCGACATCGAGAGCCTTCCGTTCCTCGAAGCGATCCGCCAACTCCGAAAGGACCTCGGCAAGGAGAACACCCTGTTCGTTCACGTTACGCTAATTCCGCAGGTCGGGCCGTGGCACGAGATCAAGACAAAGCCGACGCAGCACAGCGTGATCAACCTCCGCCAGATCGGCATCTCGCCGGACATGCTCATCTGCCGCACGGAAGTTCCGCTGCCAGACGACGTCCGCGAGAAGCTCAGCATGTTCTGCGACGTGCCAAAGGAGGCCGTCGTCGAAAGCATGAACGCCGAAACGATTTACGAAGTGCCGCTGATCTACGAGCGAGCAGGCATCGGCGACCTGGTCGTCGAGCGACTGGAGCTTGAGGCGCGCGACAGCAACATCGGCGAATGGGAAGACCTCGTCGCAAACCTGAAGCACCCCACGCGGTGCTGCACGATCGCGATCGTAGGAAAGTACACGAGCAACGGCGACGCCTTCAAGTCCATCGCGGAGGCGCTGGTGCACGCAGGCATCCCGAACGAGTGCCGCGTCGAGATCAAGTGGATCGAAAGCAGTTCGTTCGACGAGGCCGAGGATCCGACCGCGCTTCTATCCGGGTGCAACGGCGTGATCATCGCGCCAGGTTTCGGCGGTCGCGGGATCGAAGGCAAGATCGAAGCGCTGCGGCACATCCGAGAGGAAGGAATCCCGTTTCTCGGCATCTGCCTCGGCCTACAGATGGCCGTGATCGAATACGCGCGCAACGTCTGCGGGCTCGAGGGCGCGAACAGCGAAGAGTTCACCGACAGCTCGCCGTTCCCGGTGATCCACATCATGCCCGAGCAACAGGGCATCGACAAAATGGGCGGCACGATGCGGCTCGGGTCGTACCCTTGCAACCTGACTGCCGGCACGATCGCGCACAAGCTGTACGGCAACACACGGATCGACGAGCGGCACCGGCACCGGTACGAGGTGAACAACGATTTCCGCGAACTGCTGATCGAGAAAGGCATGGTGATCAGCGGAGTCTCGCCCGACTACCGGCTGGTCGAGATGATCGAGCTGCCCGACCACCCGTTCTTCGTCGCGACGCAGGCGCACCCGGAGTTCAAATCCCGCCCGAATAGACCGCACCCGCTGTTCCACGGGCTGGTAAAAGCCGCGCTCAAGCGTCATACGAAGCTGTTGGCTTAG
- a CDS encoding AI-2E family transporter: protein MTDHLEQGHGKIIFWLLTIMLLAGAGILIWPFVPALLWATVLSVLFYPMYRRSQEKFKKRKSCDTMAALSTTLFTAAVIILPLVGLAAIGGIQVYNLATEMVLESGDGQAPTAGELAGKIDQRIDPILKRIGLEDFKLSRWIDENKEEIAQALTGPALNAGRRLVVTIVTLVIALLTMFFMLRDGHRLINPVVELIPLPRDHCIEIIKKMGGTIRSVFWSVFFVAIIQGLMCGALYWWLGVDPPAVWMLVTAALALIPLLGAPIVYIPASLILMLEGNTWQGVTLLLIGFLVVSQIDNLLRPMFISMGSKLHTMAVFFSLLGGVLALGPIGLMAGPMLLTLILGLTDVLRERRRIADGLEPVAES, encoded by the coding sequence ATGACTGACCACCTGGAACAAGGCCACGGCAAGATCATTTTTTGGCTGCTCACGATCATGCTGCTCGCCGGCGCGGGGATTCTCATTTGGCCGTTCGTTCCTGCGCTCCTTTGGGCGACCGTCCTAAGCGTTCTCTTCTACCCGATGTACCGGCGAAGCCAAGAAAAATTCAAAAAGCGGAAGAGCTGCGACACGATGGCGGCCTTGAGCACGACGCTGTTCACTGCTGCGGTCATCATTCTGCCGCTGGTTGGACTTGCAGCGATCGGAGGCATTCAGGTGTACAACCTTGCCACCGAGATGGTCCTGGAGTCTGGAGACGGGCAGGCGCCGACCGCCGGCGAGTTGGCGGGCAAGATCGATCAGCGGATCGACCCTATTCTGAAACGCATCGGACTCGAGGACTTCAAGCTCAGCCGATGGATCGACGAGAACAAGGAGGAGATCGCACAGGCGCTCACTGGCCCAGCGCTCAACGCCGGCAGGCGACTGGTCGTTACCATAGTGACGCTGGTGATCGCACTGCTGACGATGTTCTTCATGCTTCGCGACGGGCATCGACTCATCAATCCTGTCGTCGAGCTCATTCCGCTTCCGCGTGATCATTGTATCGAGATCATCAAGAAGATGGGGGGCACGATCAGGAGCGTATTCTGGAGCGTTTTCTTCGTCGCGATCATCCAGGGATTGATGTGCGGCGCCTTGTACTGGTGGCTCGGTGTCGACCCTCCGGCGGTCTGGATGCTCGTAACGGCAGCGCTGGCGCTGATCCCGTTGCTGGGGGCGCCGATCGTCTACATTCCAGCATCGCTGATCTTGATGCTGGAAGGGAATACGTGGCAGGGCGTGACCCTGTTGCTCATCGGGTTCCTCGTCGTTTCGCAGATCGACAACCTGCTCAGGCCGATGTTCATCAGCATGGGATCGAAGCTGCACACGATGGCGGTTTTCTTTTCCCTTTTGGGCGGGGTGCTTGCTCTCGGTCCGATCGGCCTGATGGCGGGTCCGATGTTGCTGACGCTGATCCTCGGGTTGACGGACGTGCTTCGGGAGCGCCGTCGAATCGCCGATGGGCTGGAGCCTGTCGCAGAGTCGTAG
- a CDS encoding HD domain-containing protein: MSHPELGRIAKALRGTEFEGRAWLVGGAVRDELLGRAVGNDIDIVVRGDASKAADILWQKKVASIAPVTYPRFGTAMVRVGHKQIEFATARKESYDDDSRKPTVEPATIEEDASRRDFTVNTLLRDLFSGELVDPLGTGERDLRNKVLRTPRDPVETFHDDPLRMLRAVRFRWQLGFAAAPGLYDAVRNEAERLKIISSERIRDELTIMLGLDDGHKCLADLMDLGLMHHIAPEFETGVGVEQGPYHYLDVWDHTLEVVRNTGSGDLTLRLAAWLHDVAKPQCRTVEGGRIKFLGHEQEGAKLAEAILRRLTFSLDECKDVALLVLHHMRFTGIEQFSDTAARRILRDLGEQTERLVQLGEADAAAHAENVKRPDFNEVRNVLQRVAEETPPERLQSPLSGDEIMELTGLSAGPKVGKVKHHLSEMVIEGALDPDDMASARTVALEFVRDSASKERDTAYD; the protein is encoded by the coding sequence ATGTCCCATCCGGAGCTAGGCCGCATTGCAAAAGCGCTGAGAGGCACGGAGTTCGAAGGCCGCGCCTGGCTGGTCGGCGGCGCCGTGCGCGACGAACTACTGGGCCGCGCCGTCGGCAACGACATCGACATCGTCGTGCGGGGCGATGCTTCGAAGGCTGCCGATATCCTGTGGCAAAAGAAAGTCGCGTCGATCGCCCCTGTCACCTATCCGCGATTTGGAACCGCGATGGTACGGGTAGGCCATAAGCAGATCGAGTTCGCGACGGCGCGCAAGGAATCGTACGACGACGATTCCCGCAAGCCGACCGTCGAGCCAGCGACGATTGAAGAGGACGCGAGCAGGCGCGATTTCACGGTCAACACGCTCTTGCGCGACCTCTTTTCAGGGGAGCTAGTCGATCCGCTGGGCACCGGCGAGCGCGATCTGAGAAACAAAGTTCTGCGAACGCCGCGCGACCCCGTCGAGACGTTTCACGACGACCCGCTGAGGATGCTCCGCGCAGTCCGCTTCCGTTGGCAGCTCGGCTTTGCGGCCGCTCCCGGCCTGTACGACGCGGTCAGAAACGAGGCGGAAAGGCTGAAGATCATCAGCTCTGAGCGCATTCGGGACGAACTCACGATAATGCTCGGCCTCGACGACGGACACAAGTGCCTCGCCGACCTCATGGACCTTGGGCTCATGCACCATATCGCGCCTGAGTTCGAGACGGGGGTCGGCGTCGAGCAGGGGCCGTATCACTACCTCGACGTCTGGGATCACACGCTCGAAGTCGTGAGAAACACGGGTTCAGGCGACCTCACCCTTCGCCTGGCGGCGTGGCTGCACGACGTCGCAAAACCCCAGTGCCGAACTGTCGAAGGCGGCAGGATCAAGTTTCTCGGCCATGAGCAAGAAGGCGCGAAGCTTGCCGAGGCGATCCTTCGCCGACTGACGTTCTCGCTGGACGAGTGCAAAGACGTCGCCCTGCTGGTGCTGCACCACATGCGGTTCACCGGGATCGAGCAGTTCTCCGACACAGCCGCTAGACGAATCTTGCGCGACCTCGGCGAGCAGACAGAGAGGCTGGTGCAGCTAGGTGAGGCGGACGCTGCCGCTCACGCCGAAAATGTAAAACGTCCGGACTTTAACGAAGTTCGCAACGTCCTTCAACGTGTCGCAGAAGAGACGCCGCCCGAGCGATTGCAGAGTCCTCTGAGCGGCGACGAGATAATGGAACTCACCGGTTTGTCGGCTGGCCCGAAAGTGGGCAAGGTAAAACACCACCTGAGCGAAATGGTGATTGAAGGCGCTCTCGATCCGGACGATATGGCGTCGGCGCGGACAGTGGCGCTCGAATTCGTGCGCGACTCGGCATCGAAAGAGAGAGACACGGCTTATGACTGA
- a CDS encoding VWA domain-containing protein, whose product MTSSLLVAMVLLGTPQHSNVYPGQLRGHPEKPGGPARVLPLLDTSVTADIAGIAARVTVVQTFKNPYNTPIEAVYTFPLRSGAAVDRMRMKIGDRIIEGEIKRAEEARRIYEAARAAGQAAALLDQERPNIFTQSVANIMPGEEVRIEISYVDVLEYKDGEFEFVFPMVVGPRNTMNALDPDKIFPPITPEGTRTGANIELSVFLDAGAPLQSVTSELHAIDVQRRGPGQFQVSLARKDEIPNRDFILRWRPEGEGLAESFITHAENGGGTFCLTIIPPKFVTDNIVSPREVIFVMDQSGSMTDFPIEKSKELTIAMIDKLRKDDTFNVVTFNTSVNLLWPEPVPNNRERVREAKQFVRGLTAGGGTNFLPPLTAALGSPPRDGRLRIVVFNSDGYVGDDFAILAMVRKNKRNGRLFTFGIGNAVNRFLIDGMSYEGRGDSEIVTLGMDAGPPIERFIKRTQSPILTDVTIMTSGGGITDVTPSEVPDLFDGAPLVIFGRYSTPGPAKIILGGQLGGRPWSRTIDVVLSVTGDSGDGITKAWARRKLDDMVRQDWMVAMETTRGGKTYESDNEPFTLFALTHGIMSQWTSFVAVEKRVVNIGGRQRTVRVPVEMAEGVSYDGIFGNSQIDTLLSFLLGQGRGGSPGVASSKRTRGGQGGGGFGGGGGGQGGVGQLSGTQGLLAKGITSVVYDPTTNSYIVVGTDGKIRRLDEVGFAELMMHEDGVAELKIHKDLLERKSGEMEVQVLVKEWPEGWKKLLKDAGFELEDSLEDLKVVFGTIDAKMLLELAKLDFVTEIRPLDQ is encoded by the coding sequence ATGACATCGTCGTTATTAGTCGCAATGGTGCTTCTAGGCACCCCACAGCACAGCAACGTTTACCCTGGCCAGCTCCGAGGCCACCCCGAGAAACCCGGTGGCCCGGCAAGAGTGCTACCGCTTCTCGACACGAGCGTCACAGCCGACATCGCGGGCATCGCTGCGCGCGTGACAGTCGTGCAGACTTTCAAAAACCCGTACAACACTCCGATTGAAGCGGTCTACACGTTCCCGTTGAGATCGGGCGCCGCCGTCGACAGAATGCGGATGAAGATCGGCGACCGGATCATCGAGGGCGAGATCAAGCGCGCCGAGGAGGCGCGACGGATTTACGAGGCGGCCAGGGCCGCCGGGCAGGCTGCAGCATTGCTCGACCAGGAACGCCCCAACATCTTCACCCAGTCCGTGGCGAACATCATGCCCGGCGAAGAGGTCCGGATCGAGATCAGCTACGTCGACGTGCTGGAGTACAAGGACGGCGAGTTCGAGTTCGTGTTCCCGATGGTCGTCGGCCCGCGCAACACGATGAACGCGCTGGACCCCGACAAGATCTTCCCGCCGATTACGCCGGAGGGGACGAGGACCGGCGCGAACATCGAGCTGAGCGTGTTCCTCGACGCCGGAGCCCCGTTACAAAGCGTGACCTCGGAGCTCCACGCGATCGACGTGCAAAGGCGCGGCCCAGGGCAGTTCCAGGTGAGCCTCGCCCGCAAGGACGAGATTCCCAACCGCGACTTCATCCTCCGCTGGCGCCCCGAAGGCGAGGGGCTAGCTGAGAGCTTCATCACGCACGCCGAAAACGGCGGCGGAACCTTCTGCCTGACTATCATCCCGCCGAAGTTCGTGACCGACAATATCGTCAGCCCGCGCGAGGTCATATTCGTGATGGACCAGAGCGGAAGCATGACGGACTTTCCGATCGAGAAGTCGAAGGAGCTGACGATCGCGATGATCGACAAGTTGCGCAAGGATGACACCTTTAACGTGGTCACGTTCAATACGAGCGTCAACTTACTCTGGCCGGAGCCAGTGCCGAACAACCGTGAGCGCGTGCGCGAGGCCAAGCAGTTCGTCCGCGGGCTTACTGCAGGCGGGGGCACAAACTTCCTTCCGCCGCTGACGGCGGCGCTTGGCAGTCCGCCGAGAGACGGCAGGCTAAGAATCGTCGTGTTCAACTCCGACGGCTACGTCGGCGACGACTTCGCCATCCTCGCGATGGTCAGGAAGAACAAGCGGAACGGCCGCCTGTTCACGTTCGGGATCGGCAACGCGGTCAATCGCTTCCTGATCGACGGCATGAGCTACGAGGGCCGCGGCGACTCCGAGATCGTCACGCTCGGTATGGATGCCGGCCCACCGATCGAGAGGTTTATCAAGCGGACGCAGAGTCCGATCCTGACCGACGTCACTATCATGACCTCGGGAGGCGGGATCACCGACGTGACTCCGTCCGAGGTGCCGGATCTCTTCGATGGCGCGCCGCTCGTGATATTCGGTCGCTACAGCACGCCCGGCCCGGCGAAGATCATACTGGGCGGACAGCTCGGTGGCCGCCCCTGGTCGCGCACGATCGACGTGGTTCTTTCGGTGACAGGCGACAGCGGGGACGGCATCACCAAGGCCTGGGCTCGCAGAAAGCTGGACGACATGGTGCGGCAGGACTGGATGGTCGCGATGGAGACCACGCGCGGCGGTAAGACCTACGAGTCGGACAACGAGCCGTTCACCCTTTTCGCGCTCACGCACGGCATCATGTCGCAGTGGACTTCGTTCGTCGCGGTCGAGAAGCGCGTCGTCAACATCGGCGGGCGTCAGCGCACTGTTCGCGTGCCGGTCGAGATGGCCGAAGGCGTGAGCTACGATGGGATCTTCGGCAATTCACAGATCGACACGTTGCTTTCTTTCTTGCTCGGCCAAGGCCGCGGCGGGAGCCCGGGCGTGGCTAGCAGCAAGCGCACGCGCGGCGGTCAAGGTGGCGGCGGATTCGGCGGCGGTGGCGGTGGCCAAGGCGGCGTTGGTCAACTTTCCGGCACACAGGGCTTGCTGGCGAAAGGTATTACCAGTGTCGTTTACGATCCGACCACGAACTCATATATCGTTGTGGGAACGGACGGTAAGATCAGACGGCTCGACGAGGTTGGTTTCGCCGAGTTAATGATGCACGAGGATGGCGTCGCCGAGTTGAAAATACACAAAGACCTCCTCGAAAGGAAATCCGGTGAGATGGAGGTTCAAGTGCTCGTCAAGGAGTGGCCGGAAGGCTGGAAGAAGCTGCTGAAAGACGCTGGCTTCGAGCTCGAGGACTCGCTCGAAGACTTGAAGGTCGTGTTCGGCACCATCGACGCCAAGATGCTGCTCGAACTCGCGAAGCTCGACTTCGTAACCGAGATTAGGCCGCTAGACCAATAA